The Thermobifida halotolerans sequence ACGAGGTCAACTACGTCCGCGCCCACGCCCGAAGGGACCTGGCCGAGCACGGCGACGCCGACCGCGCGGTGCGGCGGATCTTCGGCTCCCGGCCCGGCTCCTACGGCGCGGGCATCCTCCAGCTCATCGACTCCGGGAACTGGCGCACCGACGCCGACCTCGCCGAGGTCTACACCGCGTGGGGCGGTTTCGCCTACGGCCGCGGCCTGCACGGCGAGCCCGCCGCCGAGGACATGCGCGCCAACTACCGGCGTATCGCGGTGGCGGCGAAGAACACCGACACCCGCGAGCACGACATCGCCGACTCCGACGACTACTTCCAGTACCACGGCGGTATGGTCGCCACCGTGCGTGCCCTCACCGGCGCCGCCCCGAGGGCCTACATCGGCGACTCCACCACCCCCGACCAGGTGCGTACCCGGTCGTTGGGGGAGGAGACCGCCCGCGTGTTCCGGGCGCGGGTCGTCAACCCCCGGTGGCTGGCGGCGATGCGCCGCCACGGCTACAAGGGCGCGTTCGAGTTGGCGGCGACCGTCGACTACCTGTTCGGTTACGACGCGACCGCCGGTGTGGTCGCCGACTGGATGTACGAGACCCTCGCCCAGACCTACGTCCTGGACGCCGAGAACCAGGAGTTCCTGCGCCAGGCCAATCCGTGGGCGCTGCGCGGCATCGTCGAACGGCTCACCGAGGCCGCCGACCGCAAGCTGTGGGAGGCGCCCGATCCCGCGACGATGGACGCGCTGCGCCAGGTCTACCTCGACGTCGAGGGGGACCTGGAGGACCGGGGGACGGAGCGCCCATGACCCGGCGGGCGCTGCTCATCGGCATCGGTCCGGGCGGGCCCGACCAGCTCACCGTCGAGGCGGTCCGGGCGCTCAACGAGGTCGACGTCTTCCTGGTCGCCGACAAGGAGGCGGAGGCGGGCCGGGCGGGCACCGGCGACCTCGTGGCGCTGCGCGAGGAGATCTGCCGCCGCCACATCACCGGGGACGGCTACCGGATCGTCGCGGTACCGGACCCGCCCCGGGACCGCGCCCCCAAGACGGACCGCGCGTACGGCGACGAGGTCCGGGACTGGCACGCCGCCCGGGCCCGCGCCTACGCGCGCGTCCTCCTCGAACAGACCGGTCCCGACGACACGGTCGGTTTCCTGGTGTGGGGCGACCCGAGCCTCTACGACAGCACGATCCGGGTGGTGGAGCGGGTCCGTGAGACCGGTGAGGTGGACCTCGACTACCGGGTGGTTCCCGGGGTCAGCAGTGTCCAGGCGCTCGCCGCCCGGTACCGGCTGGTGCTCAACCGGATCGGCAGCCCGGTCACCGTCACCACCGGTCGGCGGCTGGCCACCGACGTCGCCTCCGGCGCCGACAACCTGGTGGTGATGCTCGACGGCAACCTGGCCTGCGCCGACCTGCCCGGCGACGCCTGGGACATCTGGTGGGGCGCCAACCTCGGCACCGACGGTGAGGAGTTGGTCGCCGGGCCGCTCGGCGAGGTCGTCGACACCGTCCGCGCCGCCCGCGCCCGCGTCAGGGCGTCCCGGGGCTGGGTGATGGACATCTACCTGCTGCGCCGCCGCTCTCCGACCTGACGCCTCCCGCCGCCCCGGCCGGAAGCGGCCGGGGAGCGGGCCTCCGGTCCCCGAGCGGGGCGTGGTGGGGCGGCAGAGACGGCTGGGGCGGGAAGTGCC is a genomic window containing:
- the cobF gene encoding precorrin-6A synthase (deacetylating) — protein: MTRRALLIGIGPGGPDQLTVEAVRALNEVDVFLVADKEAEAGRAGTGDLVALREEICRRHITGDGYRIVAVPDPPRDRAPKTDRAYGDEVRDWHAARARAYARVLLEQTGPDDTVGFLVWGDPSLYDSTIRVVERVRETGEVDLDYRVVPGVSSVQALAARYRLVLNRIGSPVTVTTGRRLATDVASGADNLVVMLDGNLACADLPGDAWDIWWGANLGTDGEELVAGPLGEVVDTVRAARARVRASRGWVMDIYLLRRRSPT